A window from Patescibacteria group bacterium encodes these proteins:
- a CDS encoding DNA recombination protein RmuC, whose translation MEATLYITIGILFAIIFAGAVFVYMKIRSQKEGEEREDGDKVFLLLQNQIENLARTLDAKLGESQKEMQSAVRTQFSESQKLIRDITEQITHVKETNRQVINVTDQLKTLQNTLQNPKQRGVLGEYYLDTVLKNVFPPDQYKLQYKFEDGEIVDAVIILEKKILPIDSKFSLENYNRVVQETDQTERERLEKLFIQDIKMRIDETAKYIRPKEGTMDFAFMFIPSEAIYYDLLVNKVGSVKSSTRDLIEYAFREKHVIIVSPTSFMAYLQTVLQGLRALKIEESAKEIQKRVGELGRHIANYDQYMHKLGSSLGTTVNHFNTAHKELKKIDKDVIRIADAAPGVEVLTIEKPEVEDE comes from the coding sequence ATGGAAGCGACACTATACATTACCATAGGAATTCTTTTTGCGATTATTTTTGCCGGCGCGGTGTTTGTATACATGAAAATTCGCTCGCAAAAAGAAGGCGAGGAACGCGAAGACGGGGACAAAGTATTTCTTTTGCTCCAAAATCAAATTGAAAATCTCGCACGCACGCTGGACGCGAAGCTCGGTGAATCGCAAAAGGAGATGCAGTCGGCAGTGCGCACGCAATTTTCCGAATCACAAAAGCTGATCCGGGACATCACGGAACAAATAACCCACGTGAAAGAGACCAATCGGCAGGTGATCAACGTGACCGACCAGCTTAAAACGCTTCAAAATACCCTGCAAAACCCCAAACAACGCGGCGTACTCGGCGAATATTATCTTGATACGGTCTTAAAGAACGTATTTCCTCCCGACCAATATAAACTTCAGTACAAGTTTGAGGACGGCGAGATCGTGGACGCAGTCATCATTTTGGAGAAAAAAATACTCCCCATTGACTCAAAATTTTCACTTGAGAACTACAACCGTGTCGTGCAAGAGACGGACCAAACGGAACGAGAACGATTGGAAAAATTATTCATACAGGACATCAAGATGCGCATTGATGAAACCGCAAAATATATCAGACCCAAGGAAGGAACGATGGACTTTGCGTTCATGTTTATTCCTTCGGAGGCGATCTACTACGATTTGTTGGTTAATAAAGTGGGTTCGGTGAAAAGTTCAACGCGCGACCTTATTGAATACGCTTTCCGCGAGAAGCACGTCATCATTGTTTCTCCCACCTCGTTCATGGCATACCTGCAAACAGTGCTTCAGGGGCTTCGGGCGCTCAAGATAGAAGAATCTGCCAAAGAGATCCAAAAAAGAGTGGGGGAGCTCGGACGCCATATAGCCAACTACGATCAATACATGCACAAACTGGGTAGCTCTCTCGGTACGACGGTAAATCACTTCAACACGGCGCACAAAGAGCTCAAGAAAATAGACAAAGATGTCATACGCATCGCGGATGCCGCTCCCGGCGTGGAGGTGCTCACGATTGAAAAACCCGAAGTGGAGGATGAGTAG